One window of the Deltaproteobacteria bacterium genome contains the following:
- a CDS encoding PilN domain-containing protein, producing the protein MIEINLLPVRAARRKETIRFQISIFILTLFLVFVVIFYLKWNVNQRERHVDAQLKLVKEEILKLNKVVGEIDKLKKRKAKLQQKLSVIKDLEKGRLSAVYILDELSQRIPEKMWIEALDKTGKNLKIVGLALDNETIANFMTLLERSRYFGGVELEVTEQFQRGGLKLKKFSLRCSTSF; encoded by the coding sequence ATGATAGAGATAAATTTACTACCTGTACGAGCGGCGAGGAGAAAGGAGACCATTCGATTTCAGATTTCCATCTTTATCCTCACCCTCTTTTTGGTTTTTGTGGTCATCTTCTATCTCAAGTGGAACGTAAACCAGCGTGAGAGGCATGTTGACGCCCAATTGAAATTGGTCAAAGAAGAGATACTCAAACTAAATAAGGTAGTAGGAGAAATAGACAAGTTAAAGAAGAGAAAGGCCAAGCTCCAACAGAAGTTGTCTGTCATCAAAGATCTGGAAAAGGGAAGGTTGAGTGCGGTCTACATCCTGGACGAACTAAGTCAGAGGATACCGGAGAAGATGTGGATCGAGGCCTTGGATAAGACCGGGAAGAATCTGAAGATCGTGGGATTAGCGTTGGACAACGAGACTATCGCCAATTTTATGACCCTGTTAGAGCGCTCTAGATATTTTGGTGGGGTAGAACTGGAGGTAACAGAACAATTTCAAAGGGGCGGTCTTAAGTTGAAGAAGTTCAGTTTGCGCTGCTCAACTTCCTTTTAA